AATAGGGCGTACCTTAGGTACGCCCAGCGTGTTACTGATAGGTAATGGTAAAATCTGACGTTGCGTTTGCAGTTCCCGCAACCACGGCAGCCTGCGTCGCCTTATATTTCGCTACGAAGGTCATCTTATTGCTGTTAGCGGGTTCTTCGCCTGCGCTGGTATCAAGCGTGATGCTCTTAGACTGGGTAGCCAGCGGAATCGCGGTGATGCCATCCTCTTCATAAAAGGCAACGCCAACGCCTTTCGCTGTTTGACCGCTGTTCAGTGCAAGAATATTGGTGTCGGAGCTATCCGCATTACCATCAAACTTAATAGAGGCAGAGGTAACGGCCGCAGGGCAGTTGTTCAACACAATGCTGAAGCGGGTTGCGGCAGCAACGGATCCGGCCGCGTTAAACGAGCTTTTCGGGATTTTGCCGAGGTTAACGGTCTGATTCGCCGTATCGGTATCAATTGTGCAGGCAGAATCCAGAATGGTGCCGGTAAAGTTGATCTTTCCATCTGCTGCGCTGGCGGCAAACGTTATTCCAGAAACGGCTGCAGCCGCGACCATATTTCGAAAGACACTGCTTAACTTTATTTGCATTGCTATATATCCTCAGGATTAAAGTTGTCTGCACAAAAATTAACTTTTGCGCAGGAAGAGCGGAACAGGACCGCTAAATCAGAATTTTCTTTCAAGGAAATACTTGTGTATTATTTATCTATGAACATCCAGGTTCTGCGATGATAAAAGTAAAATAAGCTGTTTCATCTCCAGACCGCTGCCTAATGCCAGACGATTTCGCACATAGTAATTCTTGTTAATTTCGCATTTATTTCTAATTTGATACTGGCTCGTCGATTTGTCATAAACCCTTAGGAGAAAGTTTAAATGATCGCCCGACAGTCGTGTCGATAGCTTTTGATACAATACGTCTTTTAATACGCATGGGCTTTCTGCAATCCGATGTTTAGAGACGCGATCGCACAGCTGCTTAAGATCTTTAAGTGTGGTGACAAGCCGGAAAGATTTTAAATAAACGTTTTCCTTATTATTCTCTGGCGTAATAAAATAGGTTAGACGTAATAACTCCCTTGCCGCAAGTCGGTAATAGAGCCACCGAATATCTTCGCTATTCTCTCCTATTGTATCGATAAGAATGTAAGACTTATTTAGGACGGTCGCGCTTACTAAAAATTCCAACCGATTGTCAAAATAAAATATTTTCCCATTGGCTGATGTTAATGAAGTGACTGCCTGCCTCATGGCAAAGTTTCGTGAGAAAACTAGTAGCGTTGTCAAAATTTATTCCTTACGAAATTAATCATCGTCATTGTGAAGAAGGTTTGAAAACATATATGCGTTCTAAAGATCCGCAGTCGATTTTGTACGCTTTCCTATACATTCTTGCAAAAGGGTATCGTTCAAAGCCCACGGTATTAAATGCGTTCTGGATTTTCTTCATCATTGACAACAAATAGGATTTTGAACACCGGAGTCCATAATCTTCAAAAACATGTATGATGATGTCATTATCGTAGACAATTTCATTATCCATCCCCGCCAGGAGATACTCGAACAGTCTCGCTTTCGTCGTACCGAATCTTTTAATACGTCCATTCTTGGTGTTAATAAGCGTTCTGGTTGAAAGCCGATACTCAAGATGCTGGAAAATCGTGTATCCATACAAAAGCTCGTCAGAGACTAAAGGCACAAAGACTCCTTAGAAGTTTACCGTTCCCATTTCCATGTCAGCGCTTTCTCCATGCGATAAGCTTTAGTGATCATCTGGCGTAATAAATGTTATTAAAATGGAGAAAATGTGACAATGGGACTAATTTATTAAAGTAAATCACTATCATCAACATTCAATGCGATACAAAAATCTGCATGGTAAGTTTTTTAAAGTTTAAAAACACAAATGTTGCTTATTTGTTTCGATAAATCGCATTGCAAAACAAAAAATTTACTAAAGTATATTTAGCTAAAATTCGCATAAAAATAGCAAAAAGATCTAATTGAAATAAACACCGTCTTATAATCAATGAGTTATAAAGATAATTCAGCCCTGTTAAACCTAGACTTAATAGGGTTGTTTTAGGATTTTTCATGGCGTTTTTTACGGTTTTTCCATCAGGAAATTCACAAAAACGGAGTGTTCTTTACGTACAAACGTTTTGGCATGCCAAAAACGCAAAAAACGAATAAAAGTAATAAGTTGAATAAAAATCCCTTCCCAGATCAATTTTCTCAATTCACATTGACAATAATGGCCGCTGTGTCCTAAAGGCAAAAGTAAGGCTCGTCATTAAACATGACCGCAAATAAATGGAAGACGCCTGAAGGGAAGTAGGTATCAGGGAACATCACGCTATTCTTCAGCGTCTCCGCCGCCACTTGCATCGCTGGAAAGCAGAGCATCTCCATCATCTGGCTAGTAAAGTGCGTGCCGGGTGTCCAGCAACGAATCTCCTGACTTACTTCTTCAGGGTAGGAACCGCTCCTGGCATATTGCATATATCTAATAATGAAAGGCCAGCTATCAACGAGAAACTGACCGACCCGCTTGCCGATGAATAACCATCAAGATATACGTCATTCTTCATGAGTAACGCGAAGAGAACAGAGCTGTGTTCGTTAGCTATGACGTTAATTTAGCGTCCGCACTGGCATGACCAATTTGCTGTTGCACTCAGCCAACACCCATTCAACACCCCGAAGGGGTTGTAATCACTATGGTCGATCAGGGATATTGATGCGGCTATTCACAGCGCGGTTAAAGAGGGAAGGGAGCAAGGTGAAAACGTCGGGAACCAATCTGGAACATGCACGCGCGCACAATCGTCGCGTGATCATTGAAGCCATTCGCCTGCATGGCGAATTGACCCGCGCCGAACTGGCTCGTCTGACCGCGCTAACCCCGCAGACCGTGTCAAACATCGTCGCTGAACTGGAGCAGGCGGAACTGCTGACCAGCCGTGAACCGCGCAAGCAAGGGCGCGGACAGCCGGCCATTCCGGTGACGCTCAATCCGGCCAGCGCTTTTTCCATTGGTATCCATCTTGATCATCAAACGCTGCTGATTGTGCTGGTGGATCTCACTGGCGAAATTCACTTCCGCCGCCTGATTCTGGTGCAAAAGCCGGAGCCGGATGCCACATTAGCGCGTATTGAAGCGGTGCTGAGCGAGATCAAAACGCAACTGGGTGATCGCTGGCAAAAGGTGTTGGGCATTGGCGTGGTGATGCCGGGACCGTTTGGCGTTGAGGGCATCTCTTCGGTGGGGCCCACCACGCTGCACGGCTGGGAGCAGGTGGATATTGAAGCCAAACTGGCAGCGATGAGTGGCGTGCCGGTAACGCTGGAGAACGATGCCACGGTAGCGGCGATTGGCGAGCGTTTTCATGGTGTGGCGCGCCAGCTGAACTCGTTTATCTATCTCTACATTGGCACCGGTTTGGGCGCGGGCATCATCATGGATGGTCACGTATACAGCGGCCACGCGCATAACGCCGGTGAAGTGGGACATGTGGTGGTTGAACCTGGCGGACGCGAATGCTATTGCGGCAATCACGGCTGTCTTGAGCGCTATGTGTCGCTACAGGCGGCGTATGAGTTCTGTGGCCTCGACCCAATGACGGCGCTGCCGGAAGATCTGCTCGAGGTCGATCCGGCGCTGTTCGACCGCTGGATTGATACCATGCTCACGCCGCTGCGCCAGGCGATTAATCTGCTGGAGTGCATCTTCGATGCCGAAAGCGTGATCATCGGCGGCATGATGCCCGCCGCGCTGCTGGACAAAATCATCCGTCGCCTGCCGCCGCTGTATCAATCGGTGCGTGGCCGCTATCTCACCGGCACCCGCTTAAAAATCGGTATGACCGGCAGCGATACCGCCGCGCTTGGCGCCGCAGCGCTGCCGATTTTCGACGAGTTTAATCCGCAGTTTCAGGTGTTGATGAAGTGATCAGGCCGGACAATTGCCCGGCCTAGTGCTTTACGCTTCTCTTCGGGTACTTTGCTCATCCAGTTTTTGATTGAACTGGCTGGCGCTCCACTCTTGCTGCACCGCTTCGTGTACCAGTGCCTGCTGCGTTTGCGGCACCATTCCGCCCAGCGGTGGATCGGTGTCGAGATTGGTGGGGAAGGAGTAACCCCGCGCTGCCACGTTGATCACGGTGTTCAGCTCCTGCTGGGTAAGCTGGCTGTTTTTCAGCAACGGATAAATCAGCTTGAGTAACTGTTCGTGGTTCACTTTCTCCATCGGCACGCCAAATGCGGAGGAAACCTGCAGCAGATTCGCGGTCCTGATGTGATCGGTGGTGGTGTTGTTACCTGCGGCATGGAACAGCGCCGGGTTAAAGAACAGACCATCACCTTTTTCCAGCGGCAGCTGGACGTAATTTTGGTTAAAGAACTCAACGAACGCCGGGTCACGATAGGCGATATAACCCAGCTCATACTGATGCGACCACGGCAGTAAACGCGTCGGGCCCGACGCCAGCGGCATGTCGGTATGCGCTACAGCACCTTGCAAGGTCAGATATTGCGAAAGAATCTGCACCGGCACCGGGAATTCTGCAGCGAATGCGCTTTGCTGGAAGCCAAGGTGGTAATCCCGGTGCGGCTGCTGAGCTTCACCGCCGGGGCGCACCTGATTCACTTGCGAGGTCATGCTCCACGCCGGGCCCAGCCAGGCCTGACAAATTAACTCCAGCGTCGGATTGGCGTAGTAATCCACGAAGGTTTGCGGGCTGGTTTCACCCAGTTTTTGCAGCGCATTCCAGATACGCCCATTGTTGCCCGCTCGCGAGAAGTGATCGGCCTGAATTTTGGATTTGGCCTCATTGCTCATAATGGTTTCGAAAACCTGCGAAGCGCGATCAATAACGTCAAGATCGCTGTATAACCCGCGCACCACGAACACGCCAGGACCGTATGAGAGCGCTTTGTGCAGCTCGCCCAGTAGCGCTTTTTTATCTTTTTCCGCCGCTATATCCAGCGTGACACGATCGTAAATCAGCACGTTTGCCGCCGCTTCGCTCGCCAGCGGATATTCACTGGCATCGAGCTGCTGGGTACAGAATGTTTTGAAGTCTTCAACAGAGACCTGATCTTCACGGGCAAAATAGGGTGACATCATAACGACCTCATTTTCTTGATGGAGTGATAGAGCGTCATCGTACGCCAGCAGGTTATCAGCAGGCGGCATGACAGGGTTGATGAGTGTTAAAATAGCAGCTACATTTCATTAACAGCACATCAAAAAAACCTCACAACTACATCATGTGACCTATGCCTAAATTTACCCAGAAACAGATCTCAGCTCAGTCCGGTTTGAGCCTCGCCACCATTGATCGCGCCATGCACAATCGCGGTCGCGTGCATCCTCAAACGAAGCACCGCATCCAGCAAGCCATAGCCGACCTGGAACTGCAGCAAAAAAGCAGCCTGGCGCAAGGGCGAACCCTTTATTTCGATGTCATCATGCATACGCCGGAGCGTTTCAGTGAGCTGGTGAAAGAGGCGTTCAGCAGCCAGATATCCAGTTTCGCCTCATTTAAAATCCAGCTCCGCTTCCACTGCAGTGAAGAGATGACGGTGGACGAGGTTGAACGGCTGTTGAAAAAATGCTCCCTCAGCACGCACGGCATCATCCTCAAAGCGATGAATTCGAGTCAGCTGGTGCCAGTTATTAATAATTTGATTAAGCAGCGTATTCCGGTGGTCACGGTGGTCACGGATATCACCGGCAGTCATCGCCTGCGTTATATCGGCATGGACAACGTTAGCGCGGGCCAGTCGGCGGCCTTCCTGATGTCAAAGTGGTTGGGAAGCGAAGCGGGCACCATTGCCGCAATCACCGGCAATAAAGCTTTTGTCGGTGAGCAGGATCGCATTCGCGGCTTTCAGCAGGGGATGAAATCCTTTTCCCCGCAGCATCAGATTAAGGTTATCGCGGGCGGATCGGGCATCGATCATCTGATGTATGAAACCCTGCAACTGTTTCTGCAGGATCATCCTCACATCGATGCGGTTTATACCGTAGGCGGAGGAAATGGCGGGATTTTGCGGGCGTTGGATGAACGTAACATTCAGCCGAAGGTTTTTGTTGGGCACGATCTGGACCGGGAGAATCGCGCCCTGATGCAGGCGGGAAAAATCGATGCGCTGATTGAGCATAATCTGCAACTGGATGCGCAACACTCCTTTAAAACACTGCTGGAGTTTCACGGATTTTTGCCGGAAGAGCGCAACTATGCGCCTTATTCGCGTATCAATATCATCATGCGCTACAACATGTACACCTAAGAAGCCTGACGGCGTCAGGCTTCAGAGGGCATCAGCGATATTTCGGCTGTTTCCACACCGTTCCCTGCTGATGGCTATCGACCACCGCATCGACAAAGGCTACGCCCTTCAGGCCATCATGGATTTGTGGAATAACTGCGCCAATGCCTGAAACAGCACGCTTTTCATCACGCGCCCGCAGTGCCGCCGCGAAACCGCTATATAGATTGGTAAAGGCTTCGATATAACCCTCAGGATGGCCGGGCGGCGTGCGGGTGCGCGCCCGGGTTATCGCATCCAGATCGTCACGTCCCCGTTTAATAATCTGGGTATACCCTTCCAATGAGGTGTAAATCAGTTCGTTTGGCTGCTCTTGCGCCCATGTCAGGCTGCCGGTTTCACCATACACCCGCAGCCGCAGCGCATTGGAACAACCAATCGCCACTTGAGAAGACCACAGCATGCCGCGCGCGCCGCCTTCGTAGCGAATCAGTACGTGGGCGTTATCGTCCAGAGCACGTCCTTCTACAAAGGTGGCTAGATCAGCCATCACGCTCTCCGCTTTTAAGCCGGTCACATATCCCGCGAGATGATAAGCATGGGTACCAATATCGCCAATCGAGCCGCCGCGCCCATTCTTTTGCGGGTCGACTCGCCATGCCGCCTGCTGATTGTTTTTCAGCTCGACGCCGGTTGCCATCCACTCCAGCGGATACTCCACCTGCACCGTTCTCACCTTGCCAATCAGCCCGGCCTGGACGCGCATCCGGGCTTCCACAATCAGCGGATAGCCAGAATAGGTATAAGTGACACCCAGAAAGTGTCCGGTCTGACTCACAACCTCGGCCAACGCTTCAGCATCCTGTAACGTGGTGGTGAGCGGTTTCTCACAAATCACATCAATGCCGGCTTCGAGGAAAGCCTTCGCGATGGGGAAGTGGGTAAAGTTTGGGGTGCAAATGGCGACCACATCAATGCCGTCAGCGCGTGCCGCCTCAGCCTGCGCCATGCTGGCATAATCACGGTAAGATCGCTCAGTCGCGATGTAGTTTTGCGCTGCAAAGCGATGCCCCTGCTCGGCATCAACGTCAAACGCTCCCGCAACCAGTTCATACTGATCGTCAAGGCGTGCGGCAAAACGATGGATTCCGCCAATGTAGGCACCTTCGCCACCGCCAACCATGCCTAATCGGATACGACGTCCACTCAACGGTGACCTATGCATGTTTTGCTCCTTCAATGCCCAAAATTTTGCGGTTAAGTGATGGGTCGGCCCAGGACTTACAGAAATCATCAAACGGTTTATCGGTAACGCGAATAATGTGGTCGCTGATGAACTGCGCGCCTTCACGTGCGCCATCTTCCGGGTTTTTAAAGCAGCATTCCCACTCCAGCACTGCCCAGCCATCGAAGCCGTAGCCGGTCAATTTAGAGAAAATGCCGCTGAAATCGGTCTGGCCATCGCCGGGTGAACGAAAGCGACCAGCGCGGCT
The nucleotide sequence above comes from Pantoea nemavictus. Encoded proteins:
- a CDS encoding fimbrial protein; this translates as MQIKLSSVFRNMVAAAAVSGITFAASAADGKINFTGTILDSACTIDTDTANQTVNLGKIPKSSFNAAGSVAAATRFSIVLNNCPAAVTSASIKFDGNADSSDTNILALNSGQTAKGVGVAFYEEDGITAIPLATQSKSITLDTSAGEEPANSNKMTFVAKYKATQAAVVAGTANATSDFTITYQ
- a CDS encoding ROK family protein, whose translation is MKTSGTNLEHARAHNRRVIIEAIRLHGELTRAELARLTALTPQTVSNIVAELEQAELLTSREPRKQGRGQPAIPVTLNPASAFSIGIHLDHQTLLIVLVDLTGEIHFRRLILVQKPEPDATLARIEAVLSEIKTQLGDRWQKVLGIGVVMPGPFGVEGISSVGPTTLHGWEQVDIEAKLAAMSGVPVTLENDATVAAIGERFHGVARQLNSFIYLYIGTGLGAGIIMDGHVYSGHAHNAGEVGHVVVEPGGRECYCGNHGCLERYVSLQAAYEFCGLDPMTALPEDLLEVDPALFDRWIDTMLTPLRQAINLLECIFDAESVIIGGMMPAALLDKIIRRLPPLYQSVRGRYLTGTRLKIGMTGSDTAALGAAALPIFDEFNPQFQVLMK
- a CDS encoding phytanoyl-CoA dioxygenase family protein is translated as MMSPYFAREDQVSVEDFKTFCTQQLDASEYPLASEAAANVLIYDRVTLDIAAEKDKKALLGELHKALSYGPGVFVVRGLYSDLDVIDRASQVFETIMSNEAKSKIQADHFSRAGNNGRIWNALQKLGETSPQTFVDYYANPTLELICQAWLGPAWSMTSQVNQVRPGGEAQQPHRDYHLGFQQSAFAAEFPVPVQILSQYLTLQGAVAHTDMPLASGPTRLLPWSHQYELGYIAYRDPAFVEFFNQNYVQLPLEKGDGLFFNPALFHAAGNNTTTDHIRTANLLQVSSAFGVPMEKVNHEQLLKLIYPLLKNSQLTQQELNTVINVAARGYSFPTNLDTDPPLGGMVPQTQQALVHEAVQQEWSASQFNQKLDEQSTRREA
- a CDS encoding substrate-binding domain-containing protein, which produces MPKFTQKQISAQSGLSLATIDRAMHNRGRVHPQTKHRIQQAIADLELQQKSSLAQGRTLYFDVIMHTPERFSELVKEAFSSQISSFASFKIQLRFHCSEEMTVDEVERLLKKCSLSTHGIILKAMNSSQLVPVINNLIKQRIPVVTVVTDITGSHRLRYIGMDNVSAGQSAAFLMSKWLGSEAGTIAAITGNKAFVGEQDRIRGFQQGMKSFSPQHQIKVIAGGSGIDHLMYETLQLFLQDHPHIDAVYTVGGGNGGILRALDERNIQPKVFVGHDLDRENRALMQAGKIDALIEHNLQLDAQHSFKTLLEFHGFLPEERNYAPYSRINIIMRYNMYT
- a CDS encoding Gfo/Idh/MocA family protein; its protein translation is MHRSPLSGRRIRLGMVGGGEGAYIGGIHRFAARLDDQYELVAGAFDVDAEQGHRFAAQNYIATERSYRDYASMAQAEAARADGIDVVAICTPNFTHFPIAKAFLEAGIDVICEKPLTTTLQDAEALAEVVSQTGHFLGVTYTYSGYPLIVEARMRVQAGLIGKVRTVQVEYPLEWMATGVELKNNQQAAWRVDPQKNGRGGSIGDIGTHAYHLAGYVTGLKAESVMADLATFVEGRALDDNAHVLIRYEGGARGMLWSSQVAIGCSNALRLRVYGETGSLTWAQEQPNELIYTSLEGYTQIIKRGRDDLDAITRARTRTPPGHPEGYIEAFTNLYSGFAAALRARDEKRAVSGIGAVIPQIHDGLKGVAFVDAVVDSHQQGTVWKQPKYR